The Cylindrospermum stagnale PCC 7417 genome segment CCCAAACCCCAGAATCAATTGATCAGTGGTTGGAACAAATACAACAAAACCCTACAGTTGAAGAACAAGATAAACCACCTGCTGAGTTAGTGCTGGAAACAGAAGCACCAAGTCCATCAGTTGACAACGCCCAACCAGACTACGCAAATTTTGAGCCAATACTGGCGGGTACTGAAGCAGAAAATTCTACAGTCGAATCAACAGACGAGTTGGTGACGCCATTACCAGCAGAATCAGAAGATAATTCACTAGCAACGCTTGCACAGCAAAGGCTGGCAGATTTACAGCACACTGAAGAAGCCCTCAAAGCAGAAATAGCCAATCTGCAAGTTTCTTACAACAATCTTCAGAAACAAGTGAATGAAACTCAAACTGCTTTAGGACGACTCGTGCAAGAGTCGCTGGTGCAGTTAGAACAACGTAAACAAGCGTTGCAAATTTCTGTGGAACAACTGGAACGCCGACAAGAACGCATTCGCAACGAGATGCGAACCACTTTTGCGGGAACATCTCAAGATTTGGCAATTCGGGTACAGGGTTTTAAAGACTATCTCACAGGCAGCTTACAAGATTTGGCATCAGCAGCAGAACAGTTGCAACTAGCGCCGATTGTCACGGAACGAAGAGAAAAGCCAGCGGTGAAAGAGGTTAAACTCGTCGAAACTCAGCCAGGTATC includes the following:
- a CDS encoding DUF3086 domain-containing protein, with the protein product MNPEESQTPESIDQWLEQIQQNPTVEEQDKPPAELVLETEAPSPSVDNAQPDYANFEPILAGTEAENSTVESTDELVTPLPAESEDNSLATLAQQRLADLQHTEEALKAEIANLQVSYNNLQKQVNETQTALGRLVQESLVQLEQRKQALQISVEQLERRQERIRNEMRTTFAGTSQDLAIRVQGFKDYLTGSLQDLASAAEQLQLAPIVTERREKPAVKEVKLVETQPGIPQFAQQQFQDTTKQIRRLIDQYRSQPDYYGPAWQLRRTFEPVHAERVSNWFFNQGGRGALRTMGSRLQNILITSAVISILHKLYGERVRTLVLANTPERLGEWRRGLQDCLGIGRPDFGPDRGVVLFETSNALAQKADRLVKANQLPLIVMDDSEEQISLALLQFPLWLAFAPDPKTVKNNYDDDF